The nucleotide window ccaagccggaagtcccggcatcgatggttctactgacctgctgactatgcacgtcggaagtcccgacgttcgtcggaagttccgaccgtcggaagtcccgatgttcgtcggaagtcccgacgttggctgtctcgagtggactttgacctcgcatgaacagtgttttcttcatacgtcggaagtcccgagatctgcgtcggaactcccgacgtagatctgaacggttagattttgccttggagtatatatacccgtctcctctattctaaccgttgcccactcatttcattgcaacaaacactcggccaaaacagcccccaagcattctaggctcgccactcttctctcctttgcctccaacttcaattcctaaagggtttgagtgattggagagtggattgagtgagaaaaacactttgagcaagcttgagcacttgatttcttcgtcaagccggtttgatttgcatttgttactcttggggattttccctcagccggcgaggcgtcgcccaagagcttccatcttgtggaagagccttgagaagtttgtattacccttgttttctagtgaagaaactcaagtgacctttgtggtatccttgagtgaggcaaggaggtggaagagactccgacctaagtggtcacctcaacaacaaggacgtaggagcttctttgtggggctaccgaacctcgggataaattcttgtctcccgcgtgcttgttgttgttgtgatttgctcgaaattacttgtatttggttgtctccctctctctagctatttcttagggtttgggactcgatctacggagtggtggcttatcaacatcaagagagtgacccaacaccttaccttaccactaggaagtgggtttgtaagttatcggcatcacaaagttcattttagcacttgtagttcatttcccgtaggggtcggaagtgctgacagtttgcgttggaagttctgacccaaactgtcaggacttctgacacgtcggaagttctgacccaaacgtcgggacttctgacacatcggaagttctgacccaaactgtcgggacttccgacattaactgactagtgcattttgattcaactctttggttgccactgtttggctccctaggtttatctagtatcttttatatactttgtggctaacttgtgaggggttgtattactttgatttggagtttccattttggaaactcctattactaatcgtttccgcttttaaaggtgttgatttttcagaaacgcctattcacccccctctaggcgacatcctaggtcctttcacacaCCACGTTGCCGATCACCTGCAGGAGCAGGAAGAAGTCCTGCGCCATGCCGATGTACTCCTCCAGCGTCACCGCCCACTCCCGCAGCGCATGCGTCTTCCTGCGCGCGTCCATGTACGACCCGTCGTCCCGCACCGGCCGGCTGTACACGTTCACGTATTGCGCCGCCAGGACCACCATGAAGCCCACCAGGTGCACGCCGAGGCTGTAGACGAGCACCTTTCGGTCGCTCGGCACGCGGCCGAGCTCCAGCGGCAACCGTGTCAGCCGCTGGATGCGCGACCGCCACACCTTCTGCGCCAATCGGAGCGTCAGTAGGAACACGGCGAGGATGAGGATCTTAACGATGCAGTCGATGGTCCAATACAGACTGCTCTTGTCCACCTCCTACCACGGCGGCACGACGACGTCGTCGGAGCCCGTGGCGATGCGGGCGAACAGGGCCTCGGCGCCGGTGATCAGTGGCACGCTGTATCCGACCGCCTGCACGCCCAGCATCAGTAGCGTCATGTACGGCATCACGTCCGTGTTCACCTTGATGTACATTAGTTGACTCAGCTCCACGATGATGGCCGCCACCGGAGCATCAGCGACGGCGGGTGCGGGAGGCGGAGAGGGTGGCGGGGACGGGAAACAGAAAAAAccagagaaagggagagaggaagacgaaagcggcaggggcaagaatgtcatttcaccgctgttctctctcctcaaccggctgcaaccggttcgcggtgtcctgtggcctaatttcaccgaaccagagcgtcttctggcaaaatgctccaaagtgggtgtccgccagcaaagggccatcactttggatgtccaacaGACAATTATCCCTTATTTATTTGTACCGTGTGGCGTGCCGCCAATAAGGGGGTTTTGTGAATTCTGATATTGTaatctttttttttctgtgaTGTAATCTTTTTTTTCCTGTGATATTATAATCTGTCTTTTTTATGTGATGTTGTAGTCTATGTTTTTTTCCTGAAAATTCTCGCTTGGGACTAATAATGCTGTTTTGAAGACAGGCGCTCCTTATTTTTTCTTTGGGTTGTGAGAAACCAAATCATATCAGCTTGAAACCATGAATATTACATGATTAAAATCCTCCTCAACGTTGAGATTTTGGGCTTCACGAAACGTGATCAAAACCCTCCATGTTGAGACTTTGGGCCGTGCCGGCCCGTAGCTCAAGAGAAGCCCAGCTGGAGGTGCCTAGCCAGTTCGAACCGGATTGCAGCTTTCTGGCTGGGAATAGACGGCGACCACTGCCTCGACGGCGACGGCAGCGACGGCCACCATTCCCTTCCAATCCCCCGCACACCGGTCCATGGCGTCGTGCGTAGCCGCGATGACGCTCGCCGGCTCCCGACCTGCGTCTCACGCCCCTGGCCCCGTGGCGGCCAGCTACAGTGGCCACGAGCAGCTTAGCTTCCATCGCCGCGGCGCTCGCGCTCGGGTCATCAGCGCCTCTCACCGCCGGACGCACCATCCCTCTTTCGTGGCTGAGGTGGGCATATCACATAGCTCTCGAGTTTGCAGCGTTTGTTGCCTTACTGGCACGGTGGGTTTCATGTAGGATGAGGGGGTTCTGGAGTGGCTGAGGGGCGCGGCCGCGGCGCTCGCCATCGTAGCCCAGATTTCCGTGTCGCTGCCGGTGAATGCGGTGCTTTACTCACCTGACACGAAGGTGCCGAGGACCGGGGAGCTGGCCCTGAGGAGGGCGATCCCCGCTAACCCGAACATGAAGGCTATACAGGTTTACCTGCTCCTCAGGATTTGCATGTAGGTTTGCTTATTCGATTCTTCCGTCTGGGCGTTGCCTTACATTGCTGCATTTGGCAGGAATCGCTGGAGGATATTTCCTATTTGTTGAGGATACCACAGAGGAAGCCATACGGTTCCATGGAGAGCGATGTGAAGAAGTCCATGAAAGTAAATTGTCTGTCTCCATGGCATGTTATTATTTTTTTCCTGGTTGCTCTTCAGAGTTCAGAGTAACTAATTCCTGGAGCTATCCAGACTGATGGCACATGCTTGATCTGGGCATTGGCCTTTTGCAGTGCACTTGCCAGTTCCACTTGATAGGATTGCACTTCATACATATACCACTCTGTGCTCTTGTGCAGATAGCAATGGACAACAAGGAGGCGATCCTGGGAAGCATTCCTGCAGAGCATAAGGAGGAGGGTGCCAAGCTATATACTTCACTACTCGAAGAGAAGGTAACTAAAAAATGCTAAGGGTGCAAAATGTAGTTCACGGAACAAACATGAACCCATTTTTTTTACCTGTATTTAGCCATGATCTTTATTCTTGTTGCATGATCTAAGCTATTTCACATCATCTGCAGGGTGGTTTTCAGACTCTCTTGAAATATATTAAGGAGAATGACCCTGACAAACTTTCTATAGCACTTGCTTCGTCACTTGATACTGTTGCTGAATTGGAGCTGCTACAGGTACCTCCGTGAACCCATAGACTGTTTGATAGAATTTAGACATTGCTTAGAATAAGGAATTCGGTTCCAGTGACCATTCTGATTACTTGAAACGTTATTTCCCCCCTTTGAATAGGCTCCTGGTCTGTCCTTTCTCCTGCCCCAACAGTACTTAGAATATCCAAGGTGACACTTTCTTGATTTTCTCTTAAGCTCTAAATTCTATTTCTGTCATGCTTGCAATTTTTTTTTCataattgtttttctttttccaactAAACTAGCACAGGTTCTGGATCATAACTTTGCTGAATGTagttgatatggaatttgatcatGCAGGGCATAGTTATATACATATGTTCAGTGCAGGGGTTAAGCATGAGAATACCAACTGCTTGAGCTGCTTGATGTTAGTGATAAGGGATCGAGGCTGCCCTATAGAAATTTAATTTGAAATCCACACGTGCGTTGCAAAACCTCATCTAATTCTATATTGCAGTGTTCAATGATAATAACAACATCAATTTACCACTATTTTCACACTGTTCTGATATCAAGTCTGCTAGTGCAAAACACTTGCTAGTTATTTTATAACCATGTCCATTGAACATAGATTGTCTGTGAGTTGCTAAAAATTTTGTTGCCGTCATATAGGATTTGAAATGGTTGAAGTTCAGTTAGTGGTTGGTAGAATGGGTGACAACATCGTTCCTTTTGAATTTCTCAGTATCAGTGTTAAATCCTTATCACAGTtaattttgagtacattaagaaTAAACTGCACAACATGTTTCGCAAAAAAAGTAGATGTAGGATCTAATGTCAATTGAAATGTTCAGCTTCTGGGGGTGTTTGCGTAAATTGAGCATGCAGTTCTACAATGTCTGACAAACGATTTTTTATGAAATTTAGTTTAAACAGCTTGCTATTAATAGGCTAACAGGAAGAGGAGTTGTTGAATTCACAGTTGAAAAAGGTGATGGTTCAACATTCTTTCCAACTGGTGGCGGTGAACCGAAAAGTGTTGCTACGATTCAGGTAGATAACAGTGGCATCAAAAAGTTGTAGTCCATGGAAAGCTATTAATCTGCAGTTTTTACTCAAAACTTTTCTAGCATTTTTTCCCCACACCGTTTGTTCTGAGAATAATCTGTTGTACTTTTGTAAGTGTTGTAATGGATCTAATAGTTGTGCATAAACTTCACTCTTCTGATGCGTTAATTATAAGACCTATAGACATAGTAGTTGCTGCTACAATTTGTCATGCCATCTGGAGAATTATGATGGGTGCTGGTTGTTTACTAATGTAGGTCATTATTGATGGGTACTCTGCCCCACTGACTGCTGGAAACTTTGCAAAATTGGTAAGGTAGCTTGGCTCTGACCCCATCTTATTGTTTGCTCCTGGTTGTTTTGGGGAAATTCCCAAATTGTAAACTTTTATTCTCACTCCTTTCTTGGAACAATAATGGTACTTACTTTGACCACTATAAAACACAAAAGTACTAAGTTTGTCAAGCAAAAATGATATTAGCATATGAAGATCTCTTCAGTAGCTTTTAGTAGCAAATGTTTAGAAAAAATAAACAAAAGACGTGTATTAAAGACGATGTCCAAAACAACAGGTAAAAGAACGCCGGGTGTGAACAAAAAAATATCTTTATTGAAGAGGGGTTTTCCAGAATCTTACTGTAACATATTTACAATTCTTGAAGTTTTACTTTACGAGTTCTTTGTTCTTATTACCAGTTCTCATTCAATGTAGCAACCTTCCTTCAGGTCTTGGATGGGGCATATGACGGGGTAACACTTAAATGTGCAAGCCAGGCAATTATTGCTGATAATGAGACTGGAAAAAACGGGTATACTGTTCCATTAGAGGTCAAGCCAGCAGGACAATTCGAACCATTGTACAGAACTCCACTAAGCATTCAGGTCAGTCACTCTCCTAGA belongs to Miscanthus floridulus cultivar M001 chromosome 4, ASM1932011v1, whole genome shotgun sequence and includes:
- the LOC136550286 gene encoding peptidyl-prolyl cis-trans isomerase CYP37, chloroplastic-like, whose protein sequence is MASCVAAMTLAGSRPASHAPGPVAASYSGHEQLSFHRRGARARVISASHRRTHHPSFVAEDEGVLEWLRGAAAALAIVAQISVSLPVNAVLYSPDTKVPRTGELALRRAIPANPNMKAIQESLEDISYLLRIPQRKPYGSMESDVKKSMKIAMDNKEAILGSIPAEHKEEGAKLYTSLLEEKGGFQTLLKYIKENDPDKLSIALASSLDTVAELELLQAPGLSFLLPQQYLEYPRLTGRGVVEFTVEKGDGSTFFPTGGGEPKSVATIQVIIDGYSAPLTAGNFAKLVLDGAYDGVTLKCASQAIIADNETGKNGYTVPLEVKPAGQFEPLYRTPLSIQDGELPVLPMSVYGAVAMAHSVDSDEYSSPTQFFFYLYDKRNSGLGGISFDEGQFSVFGYTTDGRDVLSQIKTGDKIRSAKLVQGRERLVLPSIAPEES